In Bradyrhizobium guangxiense, the genomic window GATTGAGCTGGAGCATCACAAATCCTGGCGGTGCCCCGGAAAACCGGCGCCGTTTCGCCGGCTCGCCCAAACAGACCCGAGCTAGCGACGTGCGATCCTGTTTCATGTTCTTGGACCGCTCGCCGGTTCATGGGCAGGTCCTGGCGCTATTCGAGCTGCCAGAGCTATCCGACTCGCCCAGCCGCGATCCCGGCTTGAATCACTTTCAATTTCGTCACGCAAATCTGGCGGCGCTGCTGGATCGCGTGGAATTGTTGCTCGGCGCTGGTCTGCAAGCCCACCGCGCTTCCAACCACGGTCCAGTGACAAGCTATTATTTCTCAGATCCAGACCAGAACGTCGTTGAGCTTTGCTGCAACAATTTTGACGACGCCGAGAAACTCAAGGCCTTCATCGACTCTGACGCTTTCAAGAACAATCCCTCTGGCATTGATGTCGACCCGAAGGATTTCTTGGCGCGCTTCCGCGCCGGCGAGCCATTAGACCAGCTGCTTAAGATCTGAGGGCCCATGCAGCGGGATAGGCTAGAACGAGCGGCGGATATCCTCGAGGCTCAAGCGACGGTCTTGAGCTTCATGGAGCATTTTGACTATGGCAATGCCGAGGCCGCTGCAGGGCTCTTCACAGAAGATGGTGTCTGGCACCGCGGCGATGGCCTTGTACGCGGCAAGGGCATGCTTGTTGATCTTATCAATCGCCGCGATCGCAACCTGGTCGTCCGACACCTGATCTCCAACATCAGATCGGAATGGCTGAACGAAGATCGCATTCTTATTCACGCGTACGTAACTCTGCTCAGCCAGC contains:
- a CDS encoding nuclear transport factor 2 family protein; translated protein: MQRDRLERAADILEAQATVLSFMEHFDYGNAEAAAGLFTEDGVWHRGDGLVRGKGMLVDLINRRDRNLVVRHLISNIRSEWLNEDRILIHAYVTLLSQRSETTPQQFPLPFDGVAGFGRYEDELHRSDGRWLIARKKTVTELKKK
- a CDS encoding VOC family protein, whose amino-acid sequence is MSVQSLPADLHKATSALPSPRVSEIVLQTAQYELMRDWYSSVLGLSWSITNPGGAPENRRRFAGSPKQTRASDVRSCFMFLDRSPVHGQVLALFELPELSDSPSRDPGLNHFQFRHANLAALLDRVELLLGAGLQAHRASNHGPVTSYYFSDPDQNVVELCCNNFDDAEKLKAFIDSDAFKNNPSGIDVDPKDFLARFRAGEPLDQLLKI